The following are from one region of the Cloacibacterium sp. TD35 genome:
- a CDS encoding 2-oxoglutarate dehydrogenase E1 component translates to MDRFSFLNAAHSQFIEDLYQQYLKYPDSIEPSWKSFFQGFDFAIANYGDDEVSITQLASNVVATGNIPENIEKEFKVINLINDYRRRGHLFTKTNPVRERRTYSPDLSIENFGLSPADLQTKFNSATEAGMNGAATLQEIINHLEKGYCDSIGVEYMHIQSVEEKKFIREWINVNENHPTLSAAEKKEILHKLNQAVAFENYLHTKFVGQKRFSLEGGESLIPALDQLISRSSLHGVDEVILGMAHRGRLNVLTNIFQKSYKQIFSEFEGKEFEEDVFSGDVKYHLGSSKKITTASGEEVRINLVPNPSHLETVASLVGGISRAKIDHTYQGNAKKVLPIVIHGDAAIAGQGIVYEVAQMMTLEGYKTGGTVHIVVNNQVGFTTNYLDARSSIYCTDIAKVTDSPVMHVNADDVEAVVHAIRFAADYRAQFGKDVYIDLLGYRKYGHNEGDEPRFTQPSLYKTISKHPNPREIYKKKLVEEGVVSDAVMSEMEKEFKNLLDQNFDEAKEIERNTMAIFMEDDWKNYASLGKLQQVLEKYNTTYDVEKLRELAVKISTLPADKKFINKISRLFEARVKMVENNALDWAMGELLAYGTLLTEGSTIRISGEDVERGTFSHRHAVVKTEDNEEEYVPLKQVSDNKFDIYNSHLSEYGVLGFDYGYAMASPNTLTIWEAQFGDFVNGAQIIIDQYLVAAEEKWKVQNGLVMLLPHGFEGQGAEHSSARLERFLNLCANGNIIVANCTTPANYFHLLRRQQKFPFRKPLVVMTPKSLLRHPRVISTVEDLANGSFQPVIDDVTAQPEKVEKLVFCSGKLYYELLAKKEELNDDKVALVRIEQLYPLNPEIIQGIFDKYSNRKEFVWAQEEPENMGAWTYMLRNFRNENIQVIAPVASGTPAPGTHKKFEKNQKGVINRVFGIAEENVELVKPITTVND, encoded by the coding sequence AACATTGAAAAAGAGTTTAAAGTAATCAATTTAATTAATGATTACAGAAGACGTGGTCACTTGTTTACCAAGACCAATCCTGTACGTGAACGTAGAACGTATTCTCCAGATTTATCGATAGAGAATTTTGGTTTATCTCCAGCAGATTTACAAACCAAATTTAATTCTGCTACAGAAGCTGGTATGAATGGTGCAGCTACACTTCAAGAAATCATTAATCATTTAGAAAAAGGATATTGTGATTCTATTGGGGTAGAATATATGCATATTCAAAGCGTAGAAGAGAAAAAATTCATCAGAGAATGGATTAATGTGAATGAAAATCACCCAACTCTTTCTGCAGCTGAGAAAAAAGAGATTTTACATAAATTAAATCAAGCAGTAGCTTTCGAAAACTACTTGCATACAAAATTCGTAGGTCAAAAACGTTTCTCTCTAGAAGGTGGAGAATCATTAATTCCTGCGCTAGACCAATTAATTTCTCGTTCTTCTCTTCATGGAGTAGATGAGGTAATTCTTGGGATGGCTCACAGAGGTAGATTAAATGTTTTAACCAATATTTTCCAGAAATCTTACAAGCAGATTTTCTCAGAATTCGAAGGAAAAGAATTTGAAGAAGATGTATTCTCTGGTGACGTAAAATATCACCTGGGTTCATCTAAAAAAATAACTACAGCTTCTGGTGAAGAGGTAAGAATTAACTTAGTTCCTAACCCGTCACACTTAGAAACCGTAGCTTCTTTGGTTGGCGGAATTTCTAGAGCTAAAATTGACCACACTTACCAAGGAAATGCTAAAAAAGTATTGCCAATTGTTATCCATGGTGATGCTGCAATCGCAGGACAAGGAATTGTGTACGAAGTAGCACAGATGATGACGTTAGAAGGTTATAAAACAGGTGGAACGGTTCACATTGTAGTGAATAACCAAGTTGGTTTTACTACCAATTATTTAGATGCTCGTTCTTCTATTTACTGTACAGATATTGCTAAGGTTACAGATTCTCCAGTAATGCATGTAAATGCAGATGATGTAGAAGCAGTAGTTCACGCCATTAGATTTGCAGCAGATTATAGAGCACAGTTTGGTAAAGATGTATACATAGATTTATTAGGTTATAGAAAATATGGTCATAACGAAGGAGATGAACCAAGATTTACCCAGCCTAGTTTGTATAAAACTATTTCTAAACACCCTAATCCCAGAGAAATTTATAAGAAAAAACTCGTAGAAGAAGGAGTGGTTTCAGATGCTGTAATGTCTGAAATGGAAAAAGAATTTAAAAATTTATTAGACCAAAACTTTGATGAAGCTAAGGAAATCGAAAGAAATACCATGGCAATTTTCATGGAAGATGACTGGAAAAATTATGCTTCACTAGGAAAACTTCAGCAAGTTTTAGAAAAATATAATACCACTTATGATGTAGAAAAACTAAGAGAATTAGCCGTTAAAATTTCTACATTGCCAGCAGATAAAAAATTCATCAATAAAATCTCTAGATTATTCGAAGCCAGAGTAAAAATGGTAGAAAATAATGCTCTAGATTGGGCAATGGGTGAATTATTAGCGTATGGAACACTTCTTACCGAAGGCAGCACCATAAGAATTTCTGGTGAAGACGTAGAAAGAGGTACTTTCTCTCACAGACATGCAGTGGTAAAAACAGAAGATAATGAAGAAGAATACGTTCCATTAAAACAAGTTTCTGATAACAAGTTTGATATTTACAACTCTCACCTTTCAGAATATGGTGTTTTAGGTTTTGATTATGGTTATGCGATGGCTTCTCCTAATACTTTAACAATTTGGGAAGCACAGTTTGGAGATTTCGTGAATGGAGCTCAAATTATTATTGACCAATACTTAGTAGCAGCAGAAGAAAAATGGAAAGTTCAAAACGGTTTGGTAATGCTTTTACCTCACGGTTTCGAAGGACAAGGTGCAGAACACTCTTCAGCAAGATTAGAAAGATTCCTCAATTTATGTGCAAACGGAAACATTATTGTGGCGAATTGTACTACACCTGCGAATTATTTCCACTTATTAAGACGTCAGCAAAAATTCCCATTCAGAAAACCATTGGTGGTGATGACACCTAAATCATTACTTCGTCACCCAAGAGTAATTTCTACTGTAGAGGACTTAGCAAACGGAAGTTTCCAACCAGTAATTGATGATGTTACAGCTCAACCAGAAAAAGTAGAAAAATTAGTTTTCTGTTCTGGTAAATTATACTATGAATTACTGGCTAAGAAAGAAGAATTAAATGATGATAAAGTTGCTTTGGTAAGAATCGAACAATTATATCCATTGAATCCAGAAATTATTCAAGGTATTTTCGATAAATACTCTAATAGAAAAGAATTTGTTTGGGCGCAAGAAGAGCCAGAAAATATGGGAGCTTGGACATATATGTTGCGTAATTTCCGTAACGAAAACATTCAAGTAATCGCTCCTGTTGCAAGTGGAACGCCAGCTCCTGGTACTCATAAGAAATTTGAGAAAAACCAAAAAGGAGTCATCAATAGAGTTTTCGGGATAGCAGAAGAGAATGTAGAGTTAGTAAAACCTATTACCACTGTAAATGACTAA